A single genomic interval of Spirosoma taeanense harbors:
- a CDS encoding acetyl-CoA C-acetyltransferase — protein sequence MAEAFIYDAVRTPRGRGKSDGALHDIQPITLLTSVLRELRDRNQLDTSLVDDVIMGCVTPIGEQGADIARTAALEAGYDESVAGVQLNRFCSSGLEAINMAGAYVMSGQVDAIVAGGVESMSRVPMGADGGAIFMNPQIVARHNIVPQGISADLIATKYGYSRSDVDTFAAESYRRAVAAQADNRFHKTLVPLKDEIGITVLDRDEGVRPGTTAESLSKLKPAFEMMGQMGLDALALLKYAQFNKINHVHHAGNSSQIVDGAAGVLIGSEEFGLKTGLKPRARIKAFAIVGSEPTIMLTGPIPATRKVLKRAGMSISDIDLFEVNEAFAAVPMLFMDEFGVDHGKLNVNGGAIALGHPLGATGAIISATLIDELERSDKQFGLSTLCIGGGMGIATIFERVN from the coding sequence ATGGCAGAGGCTTTCATTTACGACGCCGTTCGAACCCCTCGCGGTCGGGGTAAGAGCGATGGCGCCCTCCACGACATTCAACCGATTACGTTGCTGACCAGCGTTCTGCGCGAACTGCGCGATCGGAATCAACTGGATACGTCGCTGGTTGACGACGTGATTATGGGTTGCGTTACGCCCATTGGTGAGCAGGGAGCCGATATTGCCCGAACGGCCGCGCTCGAAGCCGGATACGACGAATCGGTGGCGGGTGTGCAGCTCAACCGATTCTGTTCGTCGGGTTTGGAGGCTATCAACATGGCGGGAGCTTACGTTATGTCCGGGCAGGTGGATGCCATTGTGGCCGGTGGTGTCGAGTCGATGTCGCGCGTCCCGATGGGAGCCGACGGCGGAGCCATTTTCATGAACCCGCAGATCGTGGCTCGCCACAATATCGTGCCGCAGGGCATCTCGGCTGATCTGATTGCGACCAAATATGGGTACTCGCGCAGCGACGTCGATACGTTCGCGGCTGAGTCCTACCGCCGGGCCGTTGCCGCTCAGGCGGATAATCGCTTTCACAAAACGCTGGTTCCGCTCAAAGACGAAATTGGCATTACCGTTCTCGACCGCGACGAGGGCGTTCGGCCCGGCACCACCGCCGAAAGTCTGAGCAAGCTCAAACCCGCCTTTGAGATGATGGGGCAAATGGGACTGGACGCCCTGGCTTTGCTCAAATACGCCCAATTCAATAAAATCAATCACGTACACCACGCGGGTAACTCCTCGCAGATTGTCGACGGGGCCGCCGGTGTATTGATTGGTAGTGAGGAGTTTGGGCTGAAAACGGGTTTGAAACCCCGCGCCCGGATTAAAGCGTTTGCCATTGTCGGCTCGGAGCCAACGATCATGCTGACGGGGCCGATTCCCGCTACACGTAAAGTGCTGAAACGGGCGGGCATGAGCATCAGCGATATTGACCTGTTCGAAGTAAACGAAGCCTTTGCGGCCGTACCGATGCTGTTTATGGACGAGTTTGGCGTCGATCACGGAAAACTAAACGTCAATGGCGGGGCCATTGCGCTCGGCCATCCGCTGGGTGCTACTGGGGCTATTATCTCGGCTACGCTGATCGATGAGCTGGAACGTTCAGACAAGCAGTTCGGTTTATCGACGCTTTGCATTGGGGGCGGAATGGGTATCGCAACGATTTTCGAGCGAGTTAATTAA
- a CDS encoding 3-hydroxyacyl-CoA dehydrogenase NAD-binding domain-containing protein — MINYVVDQNIAVITWAMTSSPMNVLNDESIPQFEEALNRAYADEAVLGIIITSEKPEFVVGADLKMILRNNDKEPAEMLKVSAGLNRVFRSIETSGKPAVAAINGTALGGGYEICLACHHRIALDEQTPDRPKTQIGLVEVTLGLLPGAGGTQRLPRMIGMQAALPLLVEGKKVDVQAALRLGMIDDIAGSPAELMDKARVYIAANPKPLQPWDEIDRKTGKIVGKDNFKVPGGNVQTPIGAQTFAAGTAMLMDKTRGNYPAPLEIMACVYEGLQVNIDRALVIEARHFVKVATSKVARNLITTMFLGLNQANKGISRPKDVPKTEVKKLGILGAGMMGAGIAYVSALAGLEVVLKDVLIEAAEKGKDYSRSLLKKGVERGKVDPLSVDAILNRIRPTVEVTDLQGCELIIEAVFENRELKAQVTVEAEPMLAAGGVFGSNTSTLPISGLAEASARPENFIGIHFFSPVNKMMLVEIILGKQTSDYALAVAMDYVRKIRKTPIVVNDSRGFYTSRCFGTYTAEGMELLKDGVKPVLIENAGKDAGMPVGPLAVTDEVALDLVYKISSQGIQDGALHEDDTSYQVARKFVELRRLGKKTKAGFYDYPEGESKTLWPGLAELYPVSATQSTPDEVKTRLLYRQALEAVRCFEEGVVRTKLDADLGSILGWGFPAYTGGALSFVDFVGIETFVKTCDRLADQYGERFRPTQKLREQARQPELVN, encoded by the coding sequence ATGATAAATTACGTAGTTGACCAGAACATAGCCGTCATTACGTGGGCGATGACCTCGTCTCCGATGAACGTGCTTAACGACGAATCAATCCCGCAGTTTGAGGAAGCGCTCAACCGGGCTTATGCCGACGAGGCTGTACTGGGTATCATCATTACGTCCGAAAAACCGGAGTTTGTGGTGGGCGCCGACCTGAAGATGATCCTGCGGAATAATGATAAGGAACCCGCCGAAATGCTGAAGGTATCGGCCGGGCTGAACCGCGTTTTCCGTAGTATTGAAACGTCGGGTAAACCAGCCGTAGCCGCCATAAACGGCACGGCGCTGGGCGGTGGGTATGAAATCTGTCTGGCCTGCCACCACCGGATTGCGCTGGATGAACAAACCCCGGATCGTCCGAAAACGCAGATTGGGCTGGTTGAAGTAACGCTTGGTTTATTGCCGGGCGCGGGCGGAACGCAGCGATTGCCCCGCATGATTGGCATGCAGGCGGCCTTGCCCCTACTGGTAGAAGGTAAAAAAGTCGACGTTCAGGCGGCTCTGCGTCTGGGCATGATCGACGATATCGCCGGTAGCCCCGCCGAACTGATGGATAAAGCCCGTGTCTATATTGCCGCCAACCCAAAACCTCTGCAACCCTGGGACGAAATAGACCGTAAAACCGGTAAAATCGTCGGGAAGGATAACTTCAAGGTGCCGGGCGGGAATGTACAAACACCCATCGGGGCGCAGACTTTCGCGGCTGGCACGGCCATGTTGATGGACAAAACCCGGGGGAACTATCCGGCTCCGCTCGAAATCATGGCCTGCGTGTATGAAGGGCTACAGGTCAACATTGACCGGGCGTTGGTCATTGAAGCGCGGCATTTTGTGAAAGTCGCTACTTCAAAAGTGGCCCGGAATCTGATTACAACGATGTTTCTGGGACTCAACCAGGCCAACAAAGGCATAAGCCGACCGAAGGATGTGCCGAAAACCGAGGTCAAAAAACTGGGCATTCTGGGCGCAGGCATGATGGGCGCGGGTATTGCATACGTATCGGCGCTGGCGGGTCTGGAGGTTGTCCTGAAAGACGTATTGATTGAAGCCGCTGAAAAGGGAAAGGACTATTCGCGGAGCTTGCTCAAAAAAGGCGTCGAACGCGGTAAAGTAGACCCGCTCAGCGTAGATGCCATTCTAAACCGGATCAGACCCACCGTCGAGGTAACCGACCTGCAGGGCTGCGAGCTGATTATTGAAGCCGTGTTTGAAAACCGTGAGCTGAAAGCGCAGGTGACCGTAGAGGCCGAGCCGATGCTTGCAGCAGGTGGCGTATTTGGCTCCAATACGTCTACGCTGCCCATCAGTGGTCTGGCGGAAGCTTCGGCTCGGCCCGAAAACTTCATCGGTATCCACTTCTTCTCGCCGGTGAATAAGATGATGCTCGTGGAGATCATTCTGGGTAAGCAAACGTCCGACTATGCCCTGGCCGTAGCGATGGATTACGTTCGCAAAATTCGAAAAACGCCGATAGTCGTGAACGATAGCCGGGGCTTTTACACGTCGCGCTGCTTCGGTACGTACACCGCCGAGGGCATGGAACTGCTCAAAGATGGCGTAAAGCCCGTACTGATCGAAAACGCCGGGAAAGACGCCGGTATGCCAGTCGGTCCGCTGGCCGTAACCGACGAAGTTGCGCTTGATCTGGTTTATAAAATATCGAGTCAGGGAATTCAGGATGGCGCTTTACACGAGGACGATACCAGCTATCAGGTGGCCCGGAAGTTTGTGGAACTCAGACGCCTGGGTAAAAAAACAAAAGCTGGTTTTTACGACTATCCCGAGGGCGAATCGAAAACGCTTTGGCCGGGACTGGCAGAACTGTATCCTGTTTCGGCAACGCAGTCGACGCCTGATGAGGTAAAAACGAGACTGCTATACCGGCAGGCCCTTGAAGCCGTACGCTGCTTTGAGGAAGGCGTAGTCCGGACAAAATTGGATGCCGACCTCGGTTCAATTCTGGGCTGGGGCTTCCCGGCCTACACGGGAGGAGCTCTGTCGTTTGTCGATTTTGTAGGCATTGAAACGTTCGTAAAAACCTGCGACCGGCTGGCCGATCAATACGGCGAACGTTTCCGTCCGACGCAGAAATTACGTGAACAGGCCAGGCAGCCCGAATTGGTCAACTGA
- a CDS encoding ribonuclease HII, which produces MLKSFYNANVLEAGLDEVGRGCLAGPVVAAAVILPGDYTHPILNDSKQLSRAQRETLRIAIERDALAWAVAEVSHEDIDRINILKASFLAMHRAVDALTIRPEHLLVDGNRFVPYPMIPHTCIIKGDAHYLSIAAASVLAKTYRDDLMERLSAEFPAYGWAQNVGYPTPAHREAIRQLGPTKYHRMSFRLT; this is translated from the coding sequence ATGTTAAAATCATTTTATAACGCCAACGTGCTCGAAGCGGGCCTGGATGAAGTCGGCCGGGGGTGTCTGGCGGGGCCGGTGGTCGCAGCTGCCGTTATTTTACCGGGTGACTACACCCACCCGATTCTGAACGATTCAAAGCAACTCAGCCGCGCCCAGCGTGAAACCTTACGTATTGCTATTGAACGCGATGCGCTGGCCTGGGCGGTGGCCGAAGTATCGCATGAGGATATTGACCGGATCAATATTCTTAAGGCAAGTTTTCTGGCCATGCACCGGGCCGTGGACGCCCTTACGATTCGGCCTGAACACCTGCTCGTGGATGGAAACCGCTTCGTGCCTTACCCCATGATTCCGCATACCTGCATTATAAAAGGTGATGCGCATTATCTGTCCATTGCCGCAGCGTCGGTACTGGCTAAAACCTACCGCGATGACCTGATGGAACGCCTGAGCGCTGAGTTTCCAGCTTATGGGTGGGCGCAGAATGTTGGCTATCCTACGCCCGCTCACCGCGAAGCCATCCGACAACTTGGCCCAACCAAATACCACCGGATGAGCTTTCGATTAACCTGA
- a CDS encoding VWA domain-containing protein → MDAWYSLRWFDPAFWQQFRFAYPLALYLIPAILLLFALRYYLHRGAQQRLNMALGPIVGNVDSSSWFSLNRTRSARAAVSYLRYLLPGSMFMAVSLLLVTLARPQIVRERREELSQGIDIMLAVDVSSSMTETDLPPTRLAAARRVAQAFVNGRKNDRIGLVIFAGEAFSLCPLTTDYTLLKQYLSELNDRMIPASGTAIGDALARCINRMREPASAAQDSTRPAAARSKVIILLSDGDNTAGNLDPTTAARLAKAFGIRIYTIAVGRASRSQETASTVDEGILKTIAGIGEGSFFRATDASRLRAIFAQINRLEKSPVRVQVYEDVQDYYRIYLYWAIVFLLVTLLLKTTIVGNVLED, encoded by the coding sequence ATGGACGCCTGGTATTCGCTTCGTTGGTTCGACCCGGCCTTCTGGCAGCAGTTTCGCTTTGCCTATCCGCTGGCGCTGTACCTGATTCCGGCCATTCTACTGCTGTTTGCTCTACGCTATTACCTGCATCGCGGGGCGCAGCAACGGCTAAACATGGCCTTAGGGCCAATTGTCGGTAACGTTGATTCGTCGAGCTGGTTCAGCCTGAATCGTACCCGAAGTGCGCGGGCGGCCGTTAGTTACCTGCGCTATCTTTTGCCGGGCAGTATGTTCATGGCCGTTAGCCTGCTGCTGGTTACCCTGGCGCGACCACAGATTGTACGGGAACGGCGCGAGGAGCTCTCGCAGGGAATTGATATTATGCTGGCGGTGGATGTGTCGTCGTCCATGACTGAAACCGATCTGCCGCCCACGCGTCTGGCCGCGGCTCGACGTGTAGCGCAGGCGTTTGTCAACGGCCGTAAAAACGACCGGATTGGCCTGGTTATTTTCGCGGGCGAAGCGTTTTCGCTTTGTCCGCTCACGACTGATTATACCTTGTTGAAACAATACCTGAGCGAGTTGAACGACCGCATGATTCCGGCATCCGGCACGGCCATCGGCGACGCCCTGGCTCGTTGCATTAATCGGATGCGCGAACCGGCCAGTGCCGCTCAGGATTCCACCCGACCGGCTGCAGCTCGCAGTAAAGTCATTATTCTGCTGAGCGATGGCGATAACACGGCTGGCAACCTCGACCCCACCACGGCCGCCCGATTAGCCAAAGCGTTTGGCATCCGAATTTATACGATCGCCGTCGGTCGCGCCAGCCGGTCGCAGGAAACAGCGTCGACTGTAGATGAAGGGATTCTGAAAACCATTGCCGGGATTGGCGAAGGCAGCTTCTTCCGCGCGACCGACGCCAGTCGGCTACGGGCCATATTCGCCCAGATTAACCGATTGGAAAAATCGCCTGTCCGCGTGCAGGTTTATGAAGATGTGCAGGACTATTACCGCATCTATTTATACTGGGCTATCGTATTCCTGCTCGTTACGCTGCTACTCAAAACTACTATTGTCGGGAACGTACTCGAAGATTAA
- a CDS encoding DUF58 domain-containing protein, with amino-acid sequence MDEFLARLRNFDIQIRKAVNSQMRGSFRSVFKGTGLEFSDLRTYQYGDDVRAIDWNVSSKGHGTFVKVFREEKDQTVFFVVDVSASQQVGPQHRAKLDATKEVCGVLAMSAIREASHVGLYCFSDQKERYIKPSNSMKTGYQLIMSLFKLQPESTRTNLADALLFTLNCLKRRSVVILLSDFIDQGYDHNLKALAKKHDLVVIHLYDQREINLPRLGIIPVHDTESGQTVWLNTSSVSFRKHLRDTFQQNQARLERLCKQFNANYLALDSQEDFVPKLIELFRVRKY; translated from the coding sequence ATGGATGAGTTCTTAGCCCGGCTTCGTAATTTCGACATTCAGATCCGCAAAGCCGTCAACTCGCAGATGCGCGGGTCGTTCCGCTCCGTATTCAAAGGTACAGGTTTGGAGTTCAGCGACTTGCGCACTTACCAGTATGGCGACGATGTTAGGGCGATTGACTGGAACGTTTCGTCAAAAGGCCACGGTACGTTCGTGAAAGTCTTTCGGGAAGAAAAGGACCAGACCGTTTTTTTCGTCGTCGACGTCAGCGCTTCCCAGCAGGTAGGGCCGCAGCACCGCGCCAAACTCGACGCGACCAAGGAAGTGTGCGGAGTGCTGGCGATGTCGGCCATTCGTGAGGCCAGCCACGTGGGACTGTACTGCTTTTCCGATCAGAAAGAACGGTACATCAAGCCCTCGAACAGCATGAAAACGGGTTATCAACTGATTATGAGCCTGTTTAAGCTGCAACCCGAATCGACGCGCACAAACCTGGCTGATGCCCTACTGTTTACGTTAAACTGCCTCAAACGCCGGAGTGTGGTCATTCTGCTCTCTGATTTTATCGACCAGGGTTACGACCATAACCTGAAGGCGTTAGCGAAAAAACATGATCTTGTCGTTATTCACCTGTACGATCAACGCGAGATCAATCTGCCCCGGCTCGGTATTATCCCGGTTCACGACACCGAAAGCGGGCAGACGGTCTGGCTCAATACCTCATCAGTCTCGTTTCGGAAACACCTGCGCGATACATTCCAGCAGAACCAGGCGCGGCTGGAACGGCTCTGCAAACAGTTTAATGCCAACTACCTTGCGCTCGATTCGCAGGAAGATTTTGTTCCGAAACTGATTGAGCTGTTTCGGGTGAGAAAGTATTAA
- a CDS encoding DUF4296 domain-containing protein, whose translation MRRYRMKRTIWSCLWLSVLWVAAACQAAEDTRPDNLIPESRMVDILTEVHMTEARVSRLSLSSIDSSSAAYKHLEAQLFRKMQVDTAAYSKSYTYYSSHPKQMEAIYKQVIEKLKKKMEAKKPVRS comes from the coding sequence ATGCGTCGGTATCGAATGAAACGAACCATCTGGTCATGTTTATGGCTGTCAGTACTGTGGGTAGCCGCAGCTTGTCAGGCTGCTGAGGACACCCGCCCCGATAACCTGATTCCCGAAAGTCGTATGGTTGATATTCTGACGGAGGTGCACATGACCGAAGCGCGCGTGAGCCGACTCAGCCTGTCGAGTATCGATTCGTCCAGCGCTGCATACAAACATCTAGAAGCGCAGCTGTTCAGAAAAATGCAGGTAGATACGGCTGCTTATTCGAAAAGCTATACCTACTATTCATCGCACCCGAAGCAGATGGAAGCTATCTATAAGCAGGTTATCGAGAAGTTGAAAAAGAAAATGGAGGCCAAAAAGCCGGTTCGCTCATGA
- the hemG gene encoding protoporphyrinogen oxidase, with product MKVGIIGAGISGLTLAYELQQRNIAYQLWEATDQPGGYIRSRQQAGSSGATYLRELGPNSLLGDADLLRWLDELGLTPELTFARPVSKARYIFRDGQYRPLPSGPPSLLFGSFFSWKTKLAVFRERNNRTTSPEGETLAQFFRRRFSDEIVEYALGPFVAGIYAGDPEQLLVSETFPILLQYEREHGSVLRGLIKNQSATGRRQSFSFREGMQMLPKALAARLTNLSLNDPVERIERRSDGGWQVESATGTQTVDRLVLAVGTNVAARLVAPHFADLADALRRVTYPPMTAVHSAYKRADVRHPLNGFGGLNPKLENRFAAGHIWSSSVFDGRCPDDEVLFTTFVGGQQNVENARQSDAVIFQNVHQELTEGFGITANQPVFRAIYRWERAIPQYDAHIATVRQQVEALDADELLVCANWYKGVSLSDCISKARQLADQLDRKSLINNF from the coding sequence ATGAAAGTTGGAATTATTGGCGCGGGTATCTCCGGTCTGACGCTGGCCTATGAGCTCCAGCAACGTAATATTGCTTACCAGCTCTGGGAGGCTACTGATCAGCCCGGTGGCTATATTCGCTCGCGCCAGCAAGCTGGCTCGAGTGGGGCAACCTACTTGCGGGAGTTAGGCCCAAACTCGCTCCTGGGCGATGCTGACCTGTTACGCTGGCTCGATGAACTGGGGTTGACGCCTGAGCTGACGTTTGCCCGGCCCGTCAGCAAAGCCCGGTATATTTTTCGGGATGGGCAATATCGGCCGCTTCCGTCGGGGCCGCCTTCGCTGCTGTTTGGCTCGTTCTTTAGCTGGAAGACCAAGCTGGCCGTTTTTCGGGAACGTAACAACCGGACCACCTCGCCCGAGGGCGAAACCCTGGCTCAGTTTTTTCGACGTCGGTTTTCGGATGAGATCGTAGAGTATGCCCTGGGCCCATTTGTGGCGGGTATTTATGCTGGCGATCCCGAGCAACTGCTGGTATCCGAAACGTTTCCGATTCTGTTGCAATACGAGCGGGAACACGGCTCAGTGCTGCGGGGACTGATTAAAAATCAATCGGCTACCGGCCGGCGGCAGTCGTTCAGCTTTCGGGAGGGCATGCAGATGCTGCCGAAGGCGCTGGCCGCCCGACTGACGAATCTTTCCCTGAACGATCCAGTCGAACGTATTGAGCGTCGTTCCGATGGCGGCTGGCAGGTCGAAAGTGCGACGGGAACGCAGACGGTTGACCGGCTGGTGCTGGCCGTTGGCACCAACGTAGCCGCGCGGCTTGTTGCTCCTCACTTTGCTGATCTGGCCGATGCCCTGCGTCGGGTTACGTATCCACCCATGACGGCTGTACACTCAGCTTACAAACGGGCCGATGTTCGTCATCCACTAAACGGCTTTGGTGGATTGAATCCTAAATTAGAGAACCGGTTTGCCGCCGGACACATCTGGAGCAGTTCCGTGTTTGACGGGCGCTGCCCCGACGATGAGGTTTTGTTCACGACCTTTGTGGGGGGACAGCAAAACGTCGAAAACGCCCGTCAATCGGATGCCGTAATTTTCCAGAATGTGCATCAGGAGCTAACCGAAGGCTTTGGGATTACGGCTAATCAGCCCGTGTTCCGGGCAATCTACCGCTGGGAACGGGCTATCCCGCAATACGATGCGCACATTGCCACCGTGCGGCAGCAGGTCGAGGCTTTAGACGCTGATGAATTGCTGGTCTGCGCGAATTGGTATAAAGGCGTTTCACTGTCCGACTGCATCAGTAAAGCCCGCCAACTAGCTGATCAGCTGGATCGTAAATCCTTGATTAACAATTTTTAA
- a CDS encoding polyprenol monophosphomannose synthase gives MKERLVVIPTYNEIENIEAIIRKVFSLTEPFDILIVDDGSPDGTAQRVRDLQDEFSGSDSAYRSTGQRLHLLERRGKLGLGTAYIDGFKWALSRGYQYLFEMDADFSHNPDDLIRLYHACADSGPDRADVAVGSRYIRGVNVVNWPMGRVLMSYFAGVYVRFITGMSIMDPTAGFVCYRREVLEVILHNPIKFVGYAFQIEMKFTCWKYGFRIAEVPIIFTDRTKGTSKMSSKIFKEAVFGVLQMKISSFFRHYIPRREAAARPVEPVDAV, from the coding sequence GTGAAAGAACGCCTGGTTGTTATTCCTACATACAACGAAATTGAGAATATTGAAGCCATTATTCGGAAGGTATTCAGCCTAACCGAACCGTTTGATATTCTCATTGTTGACGATGGCTCGCCCGATGGCACAGCCCAGCGCGTCCGCGACTTACAGGACGAGTTTTCGGGGAGTGATTCGGCGTATCGGTCAACCGGCCAGCGACTGCACCTGCTCGAACGGCGCGGTAAGCTGGGGCTGGGTACGGCCTATATCGATGGGTTTAAGTGGGCGCTCTCGCGGGGGTATCAGTATCTATTCGAGATGGACGCCGACTTCTCACACAATCCCGACGATTTAATCCGGCTTTATCACGCCTGTGCTGATTCCGGACCGGACCGCGCCGACGTTGCCGTGGGATCTCGTTACATTCGGGGGGTTAACGTCGTCAACTGGCCGATGGGCCGGGTGCTGATGTCTTATTTTGCCGGGGTTTACGTCCGGTTCATCACGGGTATGTCGATCATGGACCCAACGGCGGGTTTTGTCTGCTACCGACGCGAAGTGCTGGAGGTGATTTTACATAATCCCATAAAATTTGTGGGTTATGCGTTCCAGATTGAAATGAAGTTTACGTGCTGGAAATACGGTTTTCGCATTGCGGAAGTGCCCATCATCTTTACCGACCGCACGAAAGGTACCTCGAAGATGTCGTCCAAGATATTCAAGGAAGCCGTATTTGGGGTTTTGCAGATGAAAATCAGCAGCTTCTTCCGGCATTACATTCCCCGCCGGGAAGCCGCAGCCCGACCAGTTGAACCGGTGGATGCGGTATAA
- a CDS encoding DUF167 domain-containing protein — protein sequence MTLHLKVKPGSRVDQLFYDAAGQLNVKIKAPAQDGRANVYLVGFLALQFGIPKSNVTIVAGFTNPHKRIEVDADMATINAVLGKLQ from the coding sequence ATGACGCTGCATCTGAAAGTAAAGCCCGGCAGTCGGGTGGACCAGTTGTTTTACGATGCAGCCGGGCAACTGAACGTTAAAATCAAGGCCCCAGCGCAGGATGGTCGGGCGAATGTCTACTTGGTCGGGTTTCTGGCTCTGCAGTTCGGTATCCCCAAATCCAATGTAACGATTGTAGCGGGCTTCACCAATCCGCACAAGCGAATAGAGGTAGATGCCGATATGGCTACGATCAACGCCGTCCTAGGGAAGCTACAATAA
- a CDS encoding SDR family oxidoreductase, with the protein MKKILLTGANGLLGQKLVGLLTQQSNVELVATARGQNRLPFSEGYQYRAMDITNRQQVLDVIGEERPDVVIHTAAMTDVDKCEQQKDDCWAQNVQAVEYLIEACRTTNAFLLHVSTDFIFDGTAGPYDEAAEANPISFYGWSKQAAETAVRHSNLRWAIARTVLVYGIAHDMSRSNIILWVKKSLEDGKNIKVVTDQWRSPTLAEDLAMGCYLIADKEAEGIFNISGKEVLTPYDMAIRTADYFGLDKSLIAQADASTFTQVARRPPRTGFILDKARAVLGYEPHSFEEGIAVLANQLKG; encoded by the coding sequence ATGAAAAAAATCCTCCTTACCGGCGCCAACGGGCTGCTGGGTCAGAAGTTAGTCGGGCTGTTAACGCAGCAGTCGAATGTTGAGCTGGTTGCTACCGCGCGTGGTCAGAACCGCCTGCCCTTCTCGGAGGGGTATCAATATCGCGCGATGGACATTACGAACCGCCAGCAGGTTCTGGACGTAATTGGCGAAGAACGCCCGGACGTAGTTATCCACACAGCCGCCATGACCGATGTGGATAAGTGTGAACAACAAAAGGATGACTGCTGGGCGCAGAACGTACAGGCGGTTGAGTACCTCATCGAGGCCTGCCGCACAACCAATGCGTTTCTGCTGCACGTCTCCACCGATTTTATCTTCGACGGCACGGCCGGCCCCTACGACGAGGCCGCCGAAGCGAATCCAATCAGTTTTTATGGCTGGAGCAAACAGGCCGCCGAAACCGCCGTTCGGCACTCGAATCTCCGGTGGGCCATTGCCCGGACGGTGCTGGTTTACGGCATTGCCCACGACATGAGCCGGAGCAACATCATTCTGTGGGTGAAGAAATCGCTGGAGGACGGGAAAAATATCAAGGTCGTGACCGACCAGTGGCGCAGCCCAACGCTGGCCGAAGACTTAGCAATGGGTTGCTACCTGATTGCCGACAAAGAAGCCGAGGGCATCTTCAATATTTCGGGTAAGGAGGTCCTGACACCCTACGACATGGCGATCAGAACGGCCGATTATTTTGGCCTGGATAAATCGCTCATCGCACAAGCCGACGCGTCGACCTTTACGCAGGTTGCCCGCCGACCACCGCGCACCGGGTTTATTCTGGACAAAGCCCGCGCAGTTTTAGGCTACGAGCCACACTCGTTCGAAGAAGGAATTGCCGTACTGGCTAACCAGTTGAAAGGTTAA
- a CDS encoding peptidylprolyl isomerase, with protein sequence MKKLLLLALLLPVIAFAQNRKRKDYLVSLQTDYGTMRLVLYDQTPKHKDNFIKLVNQHFYDSLLFHRIIQNFMIQGGDPNSRKAKPGEPLGNGDVGYTIPAEFVPSLFHKKGALAAARDNNPEKASSGCQFYVVQGRVWDDESLNRQLERIQTMKGRQPTDAQKQVYKTLGGTPHLDGNYTVFGEVIDGLAVVDSIARQPRNNLDRPNRDIRMTMTGEWVRKKKITKQYGFKY encoded by the coding sequence ATGAAAAAACTCCTGCTGCTTGCCTTGTTGCTTCCGGTGATTGCCTTTGCCCAGAATCGAAAGAGAAAAGATTACCTAGTCTCCCTGCAAACGGATTACGGCACCATGCGGCTCGTTCTGTACGACCAGACGCCAAAGCACAAAGACAATTTTATTAAACTGGTCAATCAGCACTTTTACGACAGTCTGCTGTTCCACCGCATTATCCAGAACTTCATGATTCAGGGGGGCGATCCGAACTCGCGAAAAGCCAAACCCGGTGAACCCCTCGGCAACGGCGACGTAGGCTACACGATTCCGGCCGAGTTTGTCCCGTCATTATTTCATAAGAAAGGCGCTCTGGCGGCTGCCCGCGACAACAATCCCGAAAAAGCATCGAGCGGCTGCCAGTTCTACGTCGTGCAGGGCCGCGTCTGGGACGATGAAAGTTTAAACAGACAGCTTGAGCGTATTCAGACAATGAAAGGCCGCCAGCCAACCGACGCCCAGAAACAGGTGTATAAAACACTCGGCGGTACGCCCCACCTCGACGGCAACTATACCGTCTTCGGCGAGGTCATCGACGGCTTAGCCGTTGTAGATAGTATCGCCAGACAACCCCGCAATAACCTCGACCGCCCGAATCGCGATATCCGCATGACCATGACCGGCGAATGGGTCAGGAAGAAGAAAATTACGAAGCAGTACGGGTTCAAGTATTAA